The Ananas comosus cultivar F153 linkage group 6, ASM154086v1, whole genome shotgun sequence genome segment AGACAAAATCCAAACTGATAACAGGATCTCGAGTATTAATATAAACGAACTTGAGATAAAGTGATTGAGACTAGATTTAAGATAATGCTAAGTATAATTACATACTTCTCGTTTAAGGATATTGTGACGATAAAACTAGAGAGTCTTGATATCCGATATTCGTTTTTCATTAAGAATCCTGATTCAACGCAATTATTTCTTACTTCATATcatttatttaaacatttaaacCTACTCCTAATGCGAATAGGAAAAACATTTAAACCTACTCCTAATGCGAATAGAAAAAATAGGCTATTTAAGCACGTCGTAGTCCATCCACATTGCTTCTTTCTCGTGTGATTCACGATACCGTCGATCTCAATGGGCAACTCTTCGTCCTCCATCTCCAGCGCCGAACGCAAGCCCTCGCCGCCCCGCGCTcgatctcctccgccaccatCGGCGGCGGAGGCCGCCCCCCGCCCGCCGGAGATCGATCTCAAGCGGATCTTCAACAAGTTCGACGCGGACGGCGACGGGCGCATCCGCGAGGCGGAGGTCGCGGCGATGCTGACGAGGCTCGGCTGCGACGACGACGCGGCGTCGATGGTCGCGGCTGCGGACGCGGACGGGGACGGCTACATCGACATGGGGGAGTTCGCGGCGATCTTCGGCGGGAGCCTGGAGGAGGCGcgggaggtggaggcggagctGAGGGCGGCGTTCGCGGTGTTCGACGAGGACGGAGACGGGGGGATCACGGCGGAGGAGctgtttagggttttggagaagCTCGGGGAGGGGGAGACGATGGACAGGTGTCGGGAGATGGTGAGGGGGGTGGATCGGAACGGCGATGGAGTggtgagcttcgaggagtttaGGCTTATGATGACGCAGGAGTTCTTCGCCTCGTCCCCTCGCAGCACGTAGCGCCGCGCACAACGTCCAccagtatatatacatacactgaTACACAAACGCACACGCacagatatattattatattatatagtactctcttttttgcttattttttcttgcattttctACAGGACACTAGCCTCCTTGGGATTTGGGATCTGAGCCCGTTATCCACGGATTATGGAGATTTTGTTTTTAGGGTGggcaaagaaattttttttttcacctctgATTCTTTATGTTGCTGTTTGcttttcaataatatatatataatctaattttCGTTCTCATTGAGCTTTTTGTAGCATCAATtcaccctcttttttttcttttttttttccttttgttgagAATCGCTCCTCGGCGTTATAACTCAAATCCCACCTAAACAAACTATAACTGGAACAGGAGAAGGCCTAAGACGAAGTTCTTTGCTTAACCTGAAAAGCAGTAATTGTGAAAGCTGTGCATTTCTTAATACTTTAATTGGCTTGCGTAGTTTTAAGTTCAAAGAAACACAGAACAAAAAGGCCAGGaacaatcaaatttaatgatGGGGCAAACCAGATTCtaaaaactacaaaaaattGTCCTGCAAACTCATAAAAGGCTAGAAACTTAAGCACTGTTTTAAATACCCAGAGATAATAGAAGACACTGCACCAAAGAATTATGCTTCACTCCCAACAAGcaattaaagtaagaaaatgcTTATTTAAACATAACAACATCTCAAACAGACCATATGCAACTGCGCTAATAAGAATTATCATGTTTCACCTCAGCTTCAAGACCCCAATGCTCAATGCAGTACCAAACACTCAtacatcctttttttttgaacctACGACTAGATGGCTGGTCATGAAACGCAAACTTTTATCGTTACAATTTAATTCCAGCAAGCAAAGAAGCAAACAGTTTTCTCATAGGCCACTAGTTAAGAACTATTAGCTTAACGACCAGAAAATATATCTAACCAAGAGGGGATATATAGAAGCAGCAAACACTCTGCAAACCCTTGTCTGGGAGAACCagtaaacagaaaaaaaaaagaccccaACCATTCGCATTTAAGAAGTATTCATTGCATCAGCATGATAGTTGTCCAACTCCTTGTCCAGCTGTTCTGCAGACTTCTCGACAGCTTGCTTCCTTCCACGGCCACGGCCGCGACCACGGCCTCGTTGAAAGCCACTGCCACGCGCACGGCCACGGCCTCGTTGAAATCCACCACGGTTCCACCTGCTTTTGcagaccccaaaaaaaaaatcatcaaggTGGCTGGTCAACTTGAGATAACTGACGAAGATGGTCCAAGAGAAGTCAACACTATCACATAGTCGCAAAACACTAGGACAAAAACAATCAATGCAGTGGAAAGCATATATTCCTGCGCACTTACTGCCACTGATTCCCCTTGACAAAACTATATTATAGATATAACAATAGAGACAAGGAATGAAAATTCTAGTGTtgaatttatcttattttgcaaAGATATAAATATCGTTTTTTTATGATCTTACCCTGAAGAGCGATTAGATGAACTGCCACCACCGCGACCAAATTCTGGCCTGAAACACCATTTTCTTATTGTTAACGAACAATATAAGAAACTTTTAAAAGCCAGAAAAAAGGATATTAGCACCGGCTCAAAATATTACATTTGTATCGCATAGTTAGCAAATCAGACATTTCATCTGGCATCTATCACGATGCAAATCATCATACAAGGTAATAGTGTGGGTTATATgcaactgaaaatataaaagagtCACAGAAGATTTGCAAAATTTTCATAAACCAGATGCAGTATCAACCCTCAAGATGATGGGGCCTAAGTTCTAACAGGCTACATCAGGAAAGGGAAGTCCACGAAATCTGAAATTTTAGTTGGCAAATAGAGTACTATCTTCGTGGTTCAGTCAACCATCCAAAGATCTGCCAGGCACGGAAGGTGTCTGAACCATGAAAGATAAGCCATATATAAGTAAGCTACCAGGCCAAATTTTACAAAGCCCTAACGAAGGGCAGAGCAATGTTATTTGCCTTGTGATGCATTTTCAACAAGTATTTAAAGCAAAGCACATAGGATAAAAAATCTTGCATCAAAATAGGGAGTATTCTAATTGAATTACGAAGAGTTTATGAATTACGAAGAGTTTACGACTGCTGCTGATAAGCAACAAAATAGAACAAACAAAGATATATCATAGAAGAGAACAATGAATATGATAGGCAAAGCCAACacagcaaaacaaaaaaaaaaaatttatgagagAGAGCCACGTACGTCATAACAACtgttctttttcctcttccatTTGTGCCCCCAACAACGTTTACCCGAGGGGTAACAGGTAAACCTAAATTCATTCCAATCACTTCTATCTTCATAGTTTTTCCATCAAGTTGAACATTATTATATCGTTTTAAGGCAGCAATGGCATCGCTCCTCCTAGTAAATACCACCTCGGCTGAACCCTGCCAGCAAAAATCATGGACACTTTCTAAGGAGcatgttttaattaattaaaataataatcaaaaGCCAAAAGTTAAGGCCTTATTTAGTAATGCTTAGATTTCTTTGGTTTTTAGATTTCTATATGCAATTGAATTGAATGTGCGAGCAGACATTCTTCCGTTCTATTATACTCGGTTAGTTCCAAactcatatttatttttctaaagaaATTAAAGGAATAAAAATGTGACAGCTATTTTTGCCTTTTATTGCCCAACAAACCCCATTGATTAGGTTGTTGACAGTCCACTGAGAGCAAGCAAATCCAATTGCATAAAATTTCAgtttaaaaagattagaaagaaaaaaaaaaattaaaaaaaatgtaagaggTACCAAACAAGGTCCAAATTGAGTAGAAAAACGTACACTACATGAGAAAGAATTCTGCGAAGATCAAACTGccatcaaaaaagaaaaagggaaaagtcTGTATATTCACAGTACAATAAAACTAATACTTCTCAGCCAAAAGAATGCATTGAAACAAAATCAACtgcattttcatttttgagTGTCTGGCAATTGCAGGGAAAGAATAGTGCTCTATTATAACAATAAGCATGAGATGACAAGAAATAAGAAAGCACGCACGCTAGGGCGACCATTTCTGTCATAATGAACAGCCCAACGTTTCAGCTCACCAACCTCCGAAAACAGCTCCTATACCAGAGTGAAACAAATTCTGAGCAGATAGATTAGAAGAAAACTAACTGTGGATTCTAAACTGCAACAATATCTAAACTTACCTTTATATCTTCATTGGATACCCCATAATCCAAGTTTGAAATGTACAGTTTCGTACCCGTTTCTACTCCAGACAGTCCTGCGGCTACCATGCTATCATTGAACAGATCGTGTCTCCATATCATGTCCTTAGCCCTGCTAAATGACTGAAGAAATGCAACAGAATTTccagaatgtgaaaagaatgagCTAGGGTAAAATCAGTGCATGATCAATTGCCATCCTTGATGAGGCAATCCCTACCACGAAAATTTGATAGAACTTACAAAAATTTTGACTCaaagttgcaccatttttttatagttttctcCGATTTAGTGgctaaatttaacaaaatagcATGTAAAGCGTACAGATAATACATGGAAGCAGAGAACGACCCATTTCACAAATGCTGATGACAGGTTAATAGTGAGAGCTCCAGTTCCGAAGTATGACCCAGAAGCGCCAGCAAAAAGGTCCCCAGAACTAGCATGTGAAAGGAGGGCGAAAGTAGAATTCCACAATTGGCAAGAGGATATCTCGAAACCCCCCCCCTTAAATCCATTTCTACATTATATGCACCACATTGCAAGACGTCCCGCATAGGGTGCTTGAGCCTCTCCGTAAATGGAAATCACAGAAATCCTCTCTTCCTTACTCAGTTTTATTCTGTAATACAGATTCTTGATATTATGGAAAAAAGCAGCGATAGTTTGGGCTTGCCTTAGCAATAGCAAATGAAGAAGGCCGATTATTAACCCCAAGAGGCCCGCGAGGAGGCATCCCCACTCCTCTTCCACGGAAGGtgccgccaccaccaccacgtCCACGGCCCATACCACGGCCCATACCACGGCCTCTAAATCTTCCTCCTATGCTTCGGTTCTTACTTAGATCATCCAATGACATATTGAAAGATGTAGCAATTCAACAAAATATTTGACGGAATGGGAAGAGGAATAACAATAAGCTGCagttcaataaaaaaaaaaaaagaggaaaaaaacagTTAATCAATGGTTCAATCATTATATTATGAAAGGGCAATTCGTAAATCAGGAAAAATAATCACAATCACTATTGCATGCTGAATGCAGATAAAAGGTAAGGTAGCATTTAGAGTTGCTTTTGTCTTTCGCATTTTTTCTTCGAGCTCATCGTGATTAGAAGCACCGAAGCATCAGATTTTTGTTATCGTTTTCAGATATATCTTGAAACAGCAGTATGCGACGCATTAAAAATAGCGTACAGAACACATATATAACATGATAACATGTATTTTACTGCCGCATGTCATGAATTTAACCACTCATCCAACAGATCTATGTCGAAACTACCATATCCTATGCAAAACAGTCGAAATTAAACAAATCTGAGAATGAAATATGCATGCAGTtaatgaaaaaaaggaaaagaaataataaaatagcTGGTAATGAGGATAAAAAACAAAAGCCGAGCTTACCTTCCTTGTCCAAAGAAGGATCAAATAAGCTTGTTTTTGCTGAAAAAATCAGGAGAGGCTGATGGTAACGTCAAAGGAAGAGCTCTCAGAGAGAGGAATCAGAAGCTACAAGCGAAGTGAGGTTATCGATGCGGGAGAGGGTGATGAGATTTCTAGGGTTCGAATGCGGGGGGCGAGATTCGGGGATACAGggggatttttagggtttgaaGCGGGCGAGGGGGGCGGAGCGCTTCGCTCCTTTGCGACGCGaatgatcgatcgatcgatcgatcgggGACTGAGGGGGTGGGAAGAGGTCGAGCGTGTTTGGTTTTGGTGCGGAGGTTACGAGCTTAAATTCAACCGGAATCGGATCAGATGGTGCGGAAAATTAGGTTTGGATTGAGCCGGACGCGGCTCGGGGAGCGAATCCGACTGGTCGGGTCGGGTCCGGTCGGTTCCGGTTTGGCTCAGCTCTCAGGAAAAATTCAATTGGTAAAAACGCAAAAATGAATGGATCGCACTGTACTATCCCCATATGACAATTTTtacgtcaaaaaaaaaaaaacaaaaaacaaaaagcgaTGCTAAAATGGATATGTCTTATACACCCTTCTTTCAAGTGTTATTTTTTTAACCCCAATGTTCgatattaatttaattgaatCACTTATTAAACTCTATTTTGATCTCAGTTAGGAATGATAGTTGACTTAACTATAACCTCATTT includes the following:
- the LOC109711249 gene encoding THO complex subunit 4D isoform X2 — encoded protein: MSLDDLSKNRSIGGRFRGRGMGRGMGRGRGGGGGTFRGRGVGMPPRGPLGVNNRPSSFAIAKSFSRAKDMIWRHDLFNDSMVAAGLSGVETGTKLYISNLDYGVSNEDIKELFSEVGELKRWAVHYDRNGRPSGSAEVVFTRRSDAIAALKRYNNVQLDGKTMKIEVIGMNLGLPVTPRVNVVGGTNGRGKRTVVMTPEFGRGGGSSSNRSSGWNRGGFQRGRGRARGSGFQRGRGRGRGRGRKQAVEKSAEQLDKELDNYHADAMNTS
- the LOC109711249 gene encoding THO complex subunit 4D isoform X1, with amino-acid sequence MSLDDLSKNRSIGGRFRGRGMGRGMGRGRGGGGGTFRGRGVGMPPRGPLGVNNRPSSFAIAKSFSRAKDMIWRHDLFNDSMVAAGLSGVETGTKLYISNLDYGVSNEDIKELFSEVGELKRWAVHYDRNGRPSGSAEVVFTRRSDAIAALKRYNNVQLDGKTMKIEVIGMNLGLPVTPRVNVVGGTNGRGKRTVVMTPEFGRGGGSSSNRSSGRWNRGGFQRGRGRARGSGFQRGRGRGRGRGRKQAVEKSAEQLDKELDNYHADAMNTS
- the LOC109711636 gene encoding probable calcium-binding protein CML15, coding for MGNSSSSISSAERKPSPPRARSPPPPSAAEAAPRPPEIDLKRIFNKFDADGDGRIREAEVAAMLTRLGCDDDAASMVAAADADGDGYIDMGEFAAIFGGSLEEAREVEAELRAAFAVFDEDGDGGITAEELFRVLEKLGEGETMDRCREMVRGVDRNGDGVVSFEEFRLMMTQEFFASSPRST